A region of Crenobacter cavernae DNA encodes the following proteins:
- a CDS encoding DUF721 domain-containing protein: MMSNKTLGALIHADRKLSELAGQAQQLMRLDAAWRRLLPDALAEASQAVCINGDALVVFAANSAVASRLRFMEATLLPRLTEAGYPARVLRIRVAAPLAPRQRENRLKIGETGLAALSAAAETLPDDGLRRALAKFVRHQKARES, encoded by the coding sequence ATGATGAGTAACAAAACCTTAGGCGCGCTGATCCACGCCGACCGCAAGCTGTCCGAGCTCGCCGGCCAGGCGCAGCAGCTGATGCGGCTCGACGCCGCGTGGCGACGCCTCTTGCCCGACGCGCTCGCCGAGGCGAGCCAGGCGGTGTGCATCAACGGCGACGCGCTAGTGGTGTTCGCCGCCAACTCGGCGGTCGCCAGCCGCCTGCGCTTCATGGAAGCGACGCTGCTGCCGAGGTTGACCGAGGCCGGTTACCCGGCTCGCGTGTTGCGCATCCGTGTCGCCGCGCCGCTGGCGCCGCGCCAACGCGAGAACCGGCTGAAGATCGGCGAAACGGGCCTCGCCGCCTTGTCGGCGGCGGCCGAGACGCTGCCCGACGACGGCCTGCGCCGCGCGCTCGCGAAATTTGTTCGTCATCAAAAAGCCCGCGAATCATAG
- the secA gene encoding preprotein translocase subunit SecA codes for MISTLLKKVFGSRNDRLIKQYRDQVARINALEDGMQALTDAALAGKTDEFKARLAKGETLEALLPEAFAVCREASRRVLGMRHFDVQLIGGMVLNDGKIAEMRTGEGKTLVATLPAYLNALSGSGVHVVTVNDYLASRDAGILGKLYNFLGLSVGVNLSQMPHDAKQAAYASDITYGTNNEFGFDYLRDNMVFSQDEKVQKRLAFAVVDEVDSILIDEARTPLIISGPAEDNVEMYRRMNAVPALLTRQQEEEGEGDYWVDEKANSLMLSEAGHERAEQILADMGLLADGDSLYSATNITLMHHLLAALRAHALYHLDQHYVVQDGEVIIVDEFTGRLMPGRRWSEGLHQAVEAKEGVDVNRENQTLASITFQNYFRLYGKLSGMTGTADTEAYEFQQIYGLETVVIPTNRPMIREDTHDKVYRTAQEKYGAIITDLKDCSARGQPALVGTTSIENSELVSQLLKEAGLKHNVLNAKEHAREAHIIVQAGRPGVITVATNMAGRGTDIVLGGNPEPEIKAVAEDLALADAEKAARIEGIRAEWKGRHEAVLAAGGLHIVGTERHESRRIDNQLRGRSGRQGDPGSSRFYLSLEDPLLRIFASDRVAAIMERLKMPEGEAIEHPWVSRSIENAQRKVEGRNFDIRKQLLEYDDVANDQRRVIYAQRNELLESEDVSDVTANMREGVFSDLVDAHLPPESMEEQWDLAGLEKTLEAEYLIYAPVGEWLKAEPTLDIPDVKQRVLKLAETAYRGKVEEAGPGVLAQFERALVLQMLDNHWREHLAAMDHLRQGIHLRGYAQKNPKQEYKREAFELFADMLERVKKSVVGVLMTVQVRGQDDVEAVEPHAPSEMQMSHAEPEPALAGYAEAAEGGNNPYAPAVLAAQGIRIGRNDPCPCGSGQKYKACHGKLA; via the coding sequence ATGATTTCGACGCTCCTCAAGAAAGTCTTCGGTAGCCGCAACGATCGGCTGATCAAGCAATACCGAGACCAAGTCGCCCGCATCAACGCGCTCGAAGACGGCATGCAGGCGCTCACCGACGCGGCGCTCGCCGGCAAGACCGACGAATTCAAGGCGCGTCTCGCCAAGGGCGAAACGCTCGAGGCGCTGCTGCCGGAGGCCTTCGCGGTCTGCCGCGAGGCGAGCCGCCGGGTTCTGGGCATGCGCCACTTCGACGTGCAGCTGATCGGCGGCATGGTGCTCAACGACGGCAAGATCGCCGAGATGCGCACCGGCGAGGGCAAGACGCTGGTCGCGACGCTGCCGGCCTACCTGAATGCGCTCTCCGGCAGCGGCGTGCACGTGGTGACGGTGAACGACTACCTCGCCAGCCGCGACGCCGGCATCCTGGGCAAGCTGTACAACTTCTTGGGCCTGTCGGTCGGCGTGAACCTGTCGCAGATGCCGCACGACGCCAAGCAGGCCGCGTACGCGTCGGACATCACCTACGGCACCAACAACGAATTCGGCTTCGACTACCTGCGCGACAATATGGTGTTCTCGCAGGACGAGAAGGTGCAGAAGAGGCTCGCCTTCGCCGTCGTCGACGAGGTCGACTCGATCCTGATCGACGAGGCGCGCACGCCGCTGATCATTTCCGGCCCGGCCGAAGACAACGTCGAGATGTACCGCCGCATGAACGCGGTGCCGGCGCTGTTGACCCGCCAGCAGGAAGAGGAAGGCGAAGGCGACTACTGGGTCGACGAGAAGGCCAACAGCCTGATGCTGTCCGAAGCCGGCCACGAGCGCGCCGAACAGATCCTCGCCGACATGGGCCTGTTGGCCGACGGCGACAGCCTGTATTCGGCGACCAATATCACGCTGATGCACCACCTGCTGGCCGCGCTGCGCGCGCACGCGCTGTACCACCTCGACCAGCACTACGTGGTGCAGGACGGCGAAGTCATCATCGTCGACGAATTCACCGGCCGCCTGATGCCCGGCCGCCGCTGGAGCGAAGGCCTGCACCAGGCCGTCGAGGCGAAGGAAGGCGTCGACGTCAACCGCGAGAACCAGACGCTCGCGTCGATCACCTTCCAGAACTACTTCCGCCTGTACGGCAAGCTGTCGGGCATGACCGGCACCGCCGACACCGAGGCGTACGAATTCCAGCAGATCTACGGCCTCGAAACGGTGGTGATCCCGACCAACCGCCCGATGATCCGCGAGGACACGCACGACAAGGTCTACCGCACCGCGCAAGAGAAGTACGGCGCGATCATCACCGATCTCAAGGACTGCTCGGCGCGCGGCCAGCCGGCCCTGGTCGGCACGACCAGCATCGAGAACTCCGAACTGGTGTCGCAGCTCCTGAAGGAAGCCGGCCTGAAGCACAACGTGCTGAACGCCAAGGAACACGCGCGCGAAGCCCACATCATCGTGCAGGCCGGCCGCCCCGGCGTGATCACCGTCGCGACCAACATGGCAGGTCGCGGCACCGACATCGTGCTCGGCGGCAACCCCGAGCCCGAGATCAAGGCGGTCGCCGAAGACCTCGCGCTCGCCGACGCCGAGAAAGCTGCCAGGATCGAAGGCATCCGCGCCGAATGGAAGGGCCGCCACGAAGCGGTGCTCGCCGCCGGCGGCCTGCACATCGTCGGCACCGAACGCCACGAATCGCGCCGCATCGACAACCAGCTGCGCGGCCGTTCCGGCCGTCAGGGCGACCCGGGTTCGAGCCGCTTCTATCTGAGCCTCGAAGACCCGCTGCTGCGCATCTTCGCGTCCGACCGCGTCGCCGCGATCATGGAACGGCTGAAGATGCCCGAAGGCGAAGCGATCGAGCACCCTTGGGTCAGCCGTTCGATCGAGAACGCGCAGCGCAAGGTCGAGGGCCGCAACTTCGACATCCGTAAACAGCTGCTCGAATACGACGACGTCGCCAACGACCAGCGCAGGGTGATCTACGCGCAGCGCAATGAATTGCTCGAATCGGAAGACGTGTCCGACGTGACCGCGAACATGCGCGAAGGCGTGTTCTCGGATCTGGTCGACGCGCACCTGCCGCCCGAATCGATGGAAGAGCAGTGGGACCTCGCCGGCCTGGAGAAAACGCTCGAAGCCGAGTACCTGATCTACGCGCCGGTCGGCGAATGGCTGAAGGCCGAGCCGACGCTCGACATCCCCGACGTCAAGCAGCGCGTGCTCAAGTTGGCCGAGACCGCCTACCGCGGCAAGGTCGAGGAAGCCGGCCCGGGCGTGCTCGCGCAGTTCGAACGCGCGCTGGTGCTGCAGATGCTCGACAACCACTGGCGCGAACACCTCGCGGCGATGGACCACCTGCGCCAGGGCATCCACCTGCGCGGCTACGCGCAGAAGAACCCGAAGCAGGAGTACAAGCGCGAGGCGTTCGAACTGTTCGCCGACATGCTCGAGCGCGTGAAGAAGAGCGTGGTCGGCGTGCTGATGACGGTGCAGGTGCGCGGCCAGGACGACGTCGAGGCGGTCGAGCCGCACGCGCCTTCCGAGATGCAGATGTCGCACGCCGAACCGGAACCGGCGCTGGCCGGCTACGCCGAGGCCGCCGAGGGAGGCAACAACCCGTACGCGCCGGCGGTGCTCGCCGCGCAGGGTATCCGCATCGGCCGCAACGACCCTTGCCCGTGCGGCAGCGGCCAGAAGTACAAGGCCTGCCACGGCAAGCTGGCCTGA